In Streptomyces sp. SID8374, one genomic interval encodes:
- a CDS encoding transferase, with protein sequence MTATATTVRADCAADPAGTLTFDLAPVAAPEAVLLLRRRGAAGTTVRLPLSRTAPGRLRAVLEPSTELPEGRWDAYVEEPGSERTLTVEPGLRDLRALVDRTPATGTATVSSRVPYPTLDGRLAVRCWLRAPHAEAGAVRVGPSGMSTEGVLYGVAAGEGAVVEARLPGEPARVHRVPLTAAGEPGGAFSFTLPYAPLATGPVEGEKLWQLWLVPSAGADPVRISRILDDVWSRNRSFVYPGRPAADGVRATPCYTAENDLCVRLSPRPAKD encoded by the coding sequence ATGACCGCCACCGCCACCACCGTACGGGCCGACTGCGCCGCCGATCCGGCCGGAACGCTCACCTTCGACCTGGCCCCCGTCGCCGCCCCCGAGGCCGTGCTCCTGCTGCGGCGCCGGGGAGCGGCGGGAACCACGGTCCGGCTCCCGCTCAGCCGCACCGCCCCCGGCCGGCTGCGGGCGGTGCTGGAGCCCTCCACCGAACTGCCCGAGGGGCGCTGGGACGCCTATGTCGAGGAGCCCGGCTCCGAACGCACCCTGACCGTGGAGCCCGGGCTGCGGGACCTGCGCGCCCTGGTCGACCGCACCCCCGCCACCGGCACCGCCACCGTCAGCTCCCGGGTGCCCTACCCCACCCTCGACGGCCGCCTCGCGGTGCGCTGCTGGCTCCGTGCCCCGCACGCCGAGGCCGGGGCCGTCCGTGTCGGCCCGTCCGGGATGAGTACCGAGGGCGTGCTGTACGGGGTCGCGGCGGGGGAGGGGGCCGTGGTCGAGGCCCGGCTGCCGGGGGAGCCCGCCCGGGTCCACCGCGTGCCGCTCACCGCCGCCGGGGAGCCGGGCGGCGCCTTCTCCTTCACCCTCCCCTACGCCCCGCTGGCCACCGGCCCCGTGGAGGGCGAGAAGCTCTGGCAGCTGTGGCTCGTCCCCTCGGCGGGCGCGGACCCGGTCAGGATCTCGCGCATCCTCGACGACGTCTGGTCCCGGAACAGGTCCTTCGTCTACCCGGGCCGCCCGGCGGCCGACGGTGTCCGGGCCACCCCCTGCTACACCGCCGAGAACGACCTCTGCGTACGCCTCTCGCCCCGGCCCGCCAAGGACTGA
- a CDS encoding YafY family protein: MLETSARLLRLLSLLQAHRDWSGADLAERLGVTPRTVRRDVDKLRELGYPVNASPGTGGGYQLGAGAELPPLLLDDEEAVAVAVGLRTAAGHGIEGIGETSVRALAKLEQVLPNRLRRRVSALGAFTVPMLRGADTSTVDPALLTELAGACRDSERLRFSYRSHGGADSRRTVEPHRLVCTEHRWYLVAWDVDREDWRTFRVDRITPTPPHGPRFTPRPPPAEDLAAYVSQGVSVSAYAARAVVLLKAPVEEAARRIPPSAGVLEPVDEGTCRLTAGAPDLDVLVIHVLLMGIDFEVVEPPELVEVMVRARDRLDRALAGEKT; the protein is encoded by the coding sequence ATGTTGGAGACCTCGGCACGGCTGCTCCGCCTGCTCTCACTGCTCCAGGCCCACCGGGACTGGTCCGGCGCCGACCTGGCCGAACGGCTCGGCGTCACCCCGCGCACCGTACGCCGGGACGTCGACAAGCTGCGCGAGCTCGGCTACCCGGTGAACGCCAGCCCCGGCACCGGCGGCGGCTACCAGCTCGGTGCCGGGGCCGAGCTGCCGCCGCTCCTGCTGGACGACGAGGAGGCCGTCGCGGTCGCCGTGGGGCTGCGGACGGCGGCCGGCCACGGCATCGAGGGCATCGGCGAGACCTCCGTACGTGCGCTGGCCAAGCTGGAGCAGGTGCTGCCCAACCGGCTGCGGCGCCGGGTGAGCGCGCTCGGCGCCTTCACCGTGCCGATGCTGCGCGGGGCGGACACCTCCACCGTCGACCCGGCCCTCCTCACCGAGCTGGCCGGAGCCTGCCGGGACAGCGAGCGGCTCCGCTTCTCCTACCGCTCCCACGGAGGCGCGGACTCCCGCCGGACCGTGGAACCGCACCGGCTCGTCTGCACCGAGCACCGCTGGTACCTGGTCGCCTGGGACGTGGACCGGGAGGACTGGCGGACGTTCCGGGTGGACCGGATCACCCCGACCCCGCCGCACGGCCCCCGTTTCACACCCCGGCCCCCGCCCGCCGAGGACCTGGCCGCCTATGTCTCCCAGGGCGTCTCGGTCTCCGCCTACGCGGCCCGGGCGGTGGTTCTGCTGAAGGCTCCGGTGGAAGAGGCGGCCCGGCGCATCCCGCCCTCCGCCGGGGTCCTGGAGCCCGTCGACGAGGGGACCTGCCGGCTCACCGCCGGGGCGCCCGACCTGGACGTCCTGGTGATCCACGTGCTGCTCATGGGGATCGACTTCGAGGTGGTGGAGCCGCCCGAACTCGTCGAGGTGATGGTCCGGGCCAGGGACCGGCTCGACCGGGCGCTCGCCGGGGAGAAAACGTGA
- a CDS encoding phosphatase PAP2 family protein, producing the protein MRTDIFARLDREPEPPKIVAPRMSRHRIALFGGTLAFYLAIVFAVLVTSWLVALDWKVMLFRPYQQWPEMHAFLDYYVVLGQRGPTAVMVACWLGWRSWRQHTLRPLLVLGTSLLLLNVTVGAVKLGLGRLGPHYATQIGSAEMFAGGDIFPSGHTANAVVTWGILAYLATTPRARRYLSAVSATVSLGVGLTTVYIGTHWLSDVVLGWAAGLLILLALPWFEPLIARTESYIFDVRERWRARRRAGRPVPTHEVVPQPVLLPQAIAAEGTALAAGAGAPAAHVATGARARAHTVPTVCPERPPVAPAGTRRPPTHPDHGPRGTASPARPMTGG; encoded by the coding sequence GTGCGTACCGACATCTTTGCCCGCCTGGACCGGGAGCCGGAACCGCCGAAGATAGTGGCACCGCGGATGAGCCGTCACCGCATCGCCCTCTTCGGCGGGACGTTGGCGTTCTATCTCGCCATCGTCTTCGCCGTGCTCGTGACATCCTGGCTGGTGGCCCTGGACTGGAAGGTCATGCTGTTCCGGCCCTACCAGCAGTGGCCCGAAATGCACGCCTTCCTCGACTACTACGTCGTGCTCGGCCAGCGCGGACCGACGGCGGTGATGGTCGCCTGCTGGCTGGGCTGGCGCTCCTGGCGTCAGCACACGCTGCGGCCGCTGCTGGTCCTCGGCACCTCGCTGCTGCTGCTCAACGTGACGGTGGGCGCGGTCAAGCTGGGCCTGGGGCGGCTCGGCCCGCACTACGCGACGCAGATCGGCTCGGCCGAGATGTTCGCCGGCGGCGATATATTTCCCTCCGGCCACACCGCGAACGCCGTCGTGACCTGGGGAATCCTCGCCTATCTGGCCACCACGCCCAGGGCCAGGCGCTATCTGTCGGCGGTCTCCGCCACGGTCTCGCTGGGCGTCGGCCTTACCACCGTCTACATCGGCACGCACTGGCTCAGCGATGTGGTGCTGGGCTGGGCGGCGGGGCTGCTCATCCTGCTGGCGCTGCCCTGGTTCGAGCCGCTGATCGCCAGGACGGAGAGCTACATCTTCGACGTCCGCGAGCGGTGGCGCGCGCGGCGCCGGGCGGGCCGTCCCGTGCCCACCCACGAGGTCGTGCCGCAGCCGGTGCTCCTCCCCCAGGCGATCGCCGCCGAGGGGACGGCCCTGGCGGCCGGTGCGGGCGCTCCCGCCGCGCATGTGGCGACCGGGGCCAGGGCGCGGGCGCACACCGTGCCCACCGTCTGCCCGGAGCGGCCGCCGGTGGCCCCGGCGGGCACCCGCCGCCCGCCCACGCACCCGGACCACGGCCCCCGGGGCACCGCGAGCCCGGCGCGTCCGATGACGGGCGGCTAG
- a CDS encoding I78 family peptidase inhibitor, which yields MASEPTTPAQPDDAPETYVGLGADTAEQLARSRGWDTVRAVPPGTFLTMEFRSGRINFQVEDATVTRCWVG from the coding sequence ATGGCCTCTGAACCGACCACTCCCGCACAGCCGGACGATGCCCCCGAGACGTACGTCGGCCTCGGCGCCGACACCGCCGAACAGCTGGCGAGAAGCCGCGGCTGGGACACGGTCCGGGCGGTGCCGCCGGGCACCTTCCTGACGATGGAGTTCCGTTCCGGACGCATCAACTTCCAGGTCGAGGACGCCACGGTGACCCGCTGCTGGGTGGGCTGA